Proteins from a single region of Gambusia affinis linkage group LG12, SWU_Gaff_1.0, whole genome shotgun sequence:
- the irf4a gene encoding interferon regulatory factor 4a encodes MNLDEDGGLSGSCGNGKLRQWLIDQIDSRRYPGLVWENEEKTIFRIPWKHAGKQDYNREEDAALFKAWAMFKGKFKEGVDKPDPPTWKTRLRCALNKSNDFDEIVERSQLDISEPYKVYRIIPEGTKKGMKMNRVEETPSHPLGYVPPYTSLHNQVPSFVVSPERRDWRDFHAPSEQHSLPNANHHGQHTDLQYGQCHYQSPISRVWPSSHTENGFQLSFHTYFSESQPPMYTMDHNNAISDFSLHVSLYYRETLVKEVTVTTPEGCRITSTSPSSPSSSSSSSPCSEDRFHSGAEIVLFPAPYPESQRQGAELLPNILEKGVLLWMTADGLYAKRLCQGRVYWEGPLAPYVDKPNKLEKEQPCKLFDTHQFLVDLQDFVHNGRHIPRHHVVLCFGDEYPDPQRPRKLITAQIEPMFAKKLVYYYQQNTGHYLRAYDHIQEPSTAPAIDYPPQRPIQHIQE; translated from the exons ATGAACCTGGATGAAGACGGTGGTCTGTCAGGCAGTTGCGGCAATGGCAAGCTGAGGCAGTGGCTCATAGATCAGATTGACAGCAGGAGATATCCTGGCCTGGTTTgggaaaatgaggaaaaaaccATCTTTAGGATTCCATGGAAACATGCAGGAAAACAGGACTACAACAGAGAGGAGGATGCTGCGCTCTTTAAG GCTTGGGCGATGTTCAAGGGAAAGTTTAAGGAAGGAGTTGACAAACCTGATCCCCCCACATGGAAAACCAGACTACGCTGTGCCCTTAATAAGAGCAATGACTTTGATGAAATAGTGGAAAGAAGCCAACTGGACATCTCAGAACCATACAAAGTTTACAGAATCATCCCAGAGGGGACCAAAAAGG GTATGAAGATGAACCGTGTGGAGGAGACACCATCTCACCCGCTTGGTTATGTTCCACCATACACGTCACTTCACAACCAG GTACCCAGCTTTGTTGTTTCTCCAGAAAGAAGGGACTGGAGAGATTTCCACGCACCATCAGAACAACATTCTCTTCCTAATGCAAACCACCATGGACAACACACAGACCTGCAGTATGGTCAGTGCCACTATCAGTCGCCAATCAGCCGAGTTTGGCCCAGTTCGCACACAGAAAATG GTTTCCAGCTCTCATTCCACACATACTTTTCAGAGTCTCAGCCACCAATGTATACAATGGACCACAACAATGCCATATCAG ATTTCAGCCTCCACGTGTCCCTTTACTACAGAGAAACACTGGTGAAGGAAGTCACTGTTACCACTCCAGAAGGTTGTCGGATCACCTCCACCTCCCcatcctctccctcctcttcctcctcttcttctccatgCTCAGAGGACAGGTTCCACAGCGGCGCAGAAATCGTTCTTTTTCCAGCCCCCTACCCCGAGTCTCAGAGGCAAGGAGCCGAGCTGCTTCCCAACATCCTGGAGAAAGGGGTGCTCCTGTGGATGACTGCTGATGGGCTGTATGCCAAGCGCTTGTGTCAGGGACGGGTGTACTGGGAAGGACCGCTGGCTCCATATGTGGACAAGCCCAACAAGCTGGAGAAGGAGCAACCATGCAAACTGTTTGACACCCATCAGTTTCTTGTTG ATCTACAAGATTTTGTCCATAATGGTCGTCACATACCACGACACCATGTGGTCCTTTGCTTTGGAGACGAATATCCAGACCCGCAACGCCCCAGGAAGCTCATCACAGCGCAg ataGAGCCAATGTTTGCCAAGAAACTGGTCTACTATTACCAACAGAACACTGGTCACTACCTGCGAGCCTACGATCACATTCAGGAACCAAGCACCGCTCCAGCTATTGACTATCCTCCCCAGAGACCCATACAGCATATTCAGGAGTGA
- the dusp22b gene encoding dual specificity protein phosphatase 22-B isoform X2: MVACVYSFHCTTCDVPLIIAVMTYNKYYLHILSPFRTQHFKESIMFMHECRLKGEGCLVHCLAGVSRSVTLVIAYIMTMTGLGWQDVLNAVRVVRPCANPNLGFQKQLQEFEDTKAKEFREWFQMKYENNPFNDTADILKLLGRVPDVNNEGMENHVSTPPEGI; encoded by the exons ATGGTGGCGTGTGTATATAGTTTTCATTGTACAACTTGTGATGTTCCCTTAATTATTGCGGTCATGACCTATAATAAGTactatttacatattttatcacCCTTTAGAACTCAGCACTTTAAAGAGAGTATAATGTTCATGCACGAGTGCCGGCTGAAAGGAGAAGGCTGCCTCGTTCACTG TTTGGCAGGAGTGTCTCGCAGCGTCACCCTGGTAATAGCCTACATCATGACAATGACTGGCCTGGGCTGGCAGGACGTGCTCAATGCGGTGAGAGTGGTCCGGCCCTGCGCCAACCCCAATTTGGGTTTtcagaagcagctgcaggagtTTGAAGATACTAAAGCTAAAGAG TTCAGGGAATGGTTTCAAATGAAATACGAGAACAATCCCTTCAATGATACTGCGGACATACTTAAGCTACTGGGCAGGGTGCCTGATGTCAACAATGAGGGGATGGAAAACCATGTGTCTACTCCGCCTGAAGGTATTTGA
- the dusp22b gene encoding dual specificity protein phosphatase 22-B isoform X1, protein MGNGINKVLPDLYLGNFKDARDREQLARNNITHILSVHECAAPMLPEMTYLCLTATDMPSQDLTQHFKESIMFMHECRLKGEGCLVHCLAGVSRSVTLVIAYIMTMTGLGWQDVLNAVRVVRPCANPNLGFQKQLQEFEDTKAKEFREWFQMKYENNPFNDTADILKLLGRVPDVNNEGMENHVSTPPEGI, encoded by the exons ATGGGGAACGGCATCAATAAG GTTCTTCCAGATTTGTACTTGGGAAACTTTAAAG ATGCAAGAGATAGAGAACAGTTAGCCAGAAACAACATTACACACATCCTGTCTGTTCATGAGTGTGCAGCTCCTATGCTACCG GAGATGACCTATCTCTGCCTTACAGCAACAGACATGCCCTCACAGGATCT AACTCAGCACTTTAAAGAGAGTATAATGTTCATGCACGAGTGCCGGCTGAAAGGAGAAGGCTGCCTCGTTCACTG TTTGGCAGGAGTGTCTCGCAGCGTCACCCTGGTAATAGCCTACATCATGACAATGACTGGCCTGGGCTGGCAGGACGTGCTCAATGCGGTGAGAGTGGTCCGGCCCTGCGCCAACCCCAATTTGGGTTTtcagaagcagctgcaggagtTTGAAGATACTAAAGCTAAAGAG TTCAGGGAATGGTTTCAAATGAAATACGAGAACAATCCCTTCAATGATACTGCGGACATACTTAAGCTACTGGGCAGGGTGCCTGATGTCAACAATGAGGGGATGGAAAACCATGTGTCTACTCCGCCTGAAGGTATTTGA